In one window of Tripterygium wilfordii isolate XIE 37 chromosome 1, ASM1340144v1, whole genome shotgun sequence DNA:
- the LOC120000869 gene encoding serine hydroxymethyltransferase 4-like, whose protein sequence is MDPVNDWGNTPLQTLDPEIHDLIEKEKRRQCRGIELIASENFTSFAVIEALGSPLTNKYSEGLPGNRYYGGNEFIDEIENLCRSRALQVFHLDPTKWGVNVQPYSGSPANFAAYTAVLEPHDRIMGLDLPSGGHLTHGYYTSGGKKISATSIYFESLPYKVNFSTGYIDYDKLEEKAMDFRPRLIICGGSAYPRDWDYARFRSIADKVGALLLCDMAHISGLVAAQEAANPFEFCDIVTTTTHKSLRGPRAGMIFYRKGPKPPKKGQPEGAVYDFEDKINFAVFPSLQGGPHNHQIGALAVALKQAMTPGFKAYAKQVKANAVALGNFLMSKGYKMVTEGTENHLVLWDLRPLGLTGNKVEKLCDLCNITVNKNAVFGDSSALAPGGVRIGTPAMTSRGLVEKDFEQIGEFLHRAVDLTLSIQKEYGKLLKDFNKGLVNNKDMDALRADVEKFSASFDMPGFLMSEMKYKD, encoded by the exons ATGGATCCAGTGAACGATTGGGGCAACACACCTCTCCAAACTCTAGATCCGGAAATCCATGACCTCATTGAGAAGGAGAAGCGCCGACAATGCCGCGGCATCGAGCTTATAGCCTCCGAGAACTTCACCTCCTTCGCTGTTATCGAGGCTCTCGGGAGTCCCTTGACCAACAAGTACTCCGAGGGCTTGCCCGGTAACCGCTACTACGGTGGAAACGAGTTTATTGACGAGATCGAGAACCTCTGCAGGTCACGTGCACTCCAGGTCTTTCATCTCGATCCTACCAAGTGGGGCGTCAATGTCCAGCCTTACTCTGGTTCTCCGGCCAATTTCGCTGCCTACACGGCGGTGCTCGAGCCTCATGACAGGATCATGGGGTTGGATCTTCCATCCGGTGGCCACCTCACTCATGGATACTATACATCTGGTGGTAAGAAGATCTCGGCTACCTCGATTTACTTCGAGAGTTTGCCTTACAAGGTGAATTTCTCCACTGGTTATATTGATTACGACAAGCTTGAGGAGAAGGCAATGGATTTCAGGCCTAGGTTGATTATTTGTGGAGGGAGTGCGTACCCAAGGGATTGGGATTACGCTAGGTTTAGGAGCATTGCGGACAAGGTTGGGGCACTCTTGCTCTGCGATATGGCTCACATTAGTGGCCTTGTTGCTGCTCAG GAAGCTGCCAACCCCTTTGAGTTTTGTGATATAGTCACCACCACTACCCACAAGAGCTTGAGAGGTCCTAGGGCTGGTATGATCTTTTACCGAAAGGGACCTAAACCACCCAAGAAAGGCCAGCCAGAAGGTGCAGTGTATGACTTTGAAGACAAGATCAACTTTGCTGTTTTTCCCTCCCTTCAGGGTGGTCCCCACAATCATCAGATTGGTGCCTTGGCTGTTGCACTGAAACAGGCTATGACACCTGGATTCAAGGCATATGCTAAGCAAGTCAAAGCCAATGCAGTTGCTCTGGGAAACTTTTTGATGAGCAAAGGATATAAAATGGTTACTGAAGGAACTGAAAACCACCTTGTTCTGTGGGATCTTCGTCCCCTTGGACTGACTG GGAACAAGGTTGAGAAGCTTTGCGACCTCTGCAACATTACTGTGAACAAGAATGCTGTGTTTGGTGACAGCAGTGCTCTGGCTCCTGGGGGAGTTAGAATTG GTACTCCAGCCATGACTTCAAGAGGCTTGGTTGAGAAGGACTTCGAGCAGATTGGAGAGTTCCTCCACCGTGCTGTGGATCTCACTTTGAGCATCCAAAAGGAGTATGGTAAGCTCTTAAAGGATTTTAACAAGGGCTTGGTGAACAATAAAGACATGGATGCCCTAAGGGCTGATGTTGAGAAGTTTTCAGCCTCGTTTGACATGCCTGGCTTCCTCATGTCTGAGATGAAATACAAAGATTAG
- the LOC120000862 gene encoding adenosylhomocysteinase-like — protein MALLVEKTAGGREYKVKDMSLADFGRLEIDLAEVEMPGLMSCRTEYGPSQPFKGARITGSLHMTIQTAVLIEALTALGAEVRWCSCNIFSTQDHAAAAIARDSAAVFAWKGETLQEYWWCTERALDWGPDGGPDLIVDDGGDATLLIHEGVKAEEIYEKTGQFPDPASTDNAEFQIVLTIIRDGLKTDPKKYHKMKERLVGVSEETTTGVKRLYQMQINGTLLFPAINVNDSVTKSKFDNLYGCRHSLPDGLMRATDVMIAGKVGVVCGYGDVGKGCAAALKQAGARVIVTEIDPICALQALMEGYQVLTLEDVVSEADIFVTTTGNKDIIMVDHMRKMKNNAIVCNIGHFDNEIDMLGLETYPGVKRITIKPQTDRWVFPDTNSGIIVLAEGRLMNLGCATGHPSFVMSCSFTNQVIAQLELWLEKSSGKYEKKVYVLPKHLDEKVAALHLGKLGAKLTKLSKDQADYISVPVEGPYKPAHYRY, from the exons ATGGCTTTGCTCGTAGAGAAGACTGCCGGTGGCCGGGAGTACAAGGTCAAGGACATGTCCCTCGCCGATTTCGGCCGCCTCGAGATTGATCTTGCTGAGGTTGAGATGCCGGGGCTCATGTCCTGCCGCACCGAGTACGGCCCTTCTCAGCCATTTAAGGGTGCCAGGATCACCGGATCCCTCCACATGACCATCCAGACAGCCGTCCTCATCGAGGCCCTCACCGCACTTGGTGCCGAGGTCCGCTGGTGTTCCTGCAACATTTTCTCTACTCAGGACCACGCTGCTGCCGCCATCGCCCGCGATAGTGCTGCTGTCTTCGCTTGGAAGGGTGAGACTCTTCAGGAGTACTGGTGGTGCACCGAGCGTGCTCTCGATTGGGGCCCCGATGGCGGCCCTGACCTTATTGTCGATGATGGAGGTGATGCTACTCTCTTGATCCACGAGGGTGTCAAGGCTGAGGAGATCTATGAGAAGACCGGGCAGTTTCCCGATCCTGCCTCCACTGACAACGCGGAGTTCCAGATCGTATTGACTATCATCAGAGATGGGCTCAAGACCGATCCCAAGAAGTACCACAAGATGAAGGAGAGATTGGTGGGTGTTTCTGAGGAGACAACAACAGGAGTCAAGAGGCTGTACCAGATGCAGATTAATGGGACTCTGTTGTTCCCTGCGATTAATGTCAATGACTCTGTCACCAAGAGCAAG TTTGATAACTTGTATGGTTGCCGCCACTCGCTCCCTGATGGCCTGATGAGAGCTACCGATGTCATGATTGCTGGCAAGGTTGGTGTTGTATGCGGTTACGGTGATGTGGGCAAGGGCTGTGCTGCTGCCTTGAAGCAAGCTGGAGCTCGTGTGATTGTGACGGAGATTGACCCTATTTGTGCCCTTCAGGCCCTTATGGAGGGATATCAAGTCCTGACTTTGGAGGATGTGGTTTCTGAGGCTGACATCTTTGTTACCACCACTGGCAACAAGGACATCATCATGGTTGACCACAtgaggaagatgaagaacaatGCCATTGTTTGCAACATTGGCCACTTTGATAATGAAATCGACATGCTTGGACTTGAAACCTACCCTGGTGTGAAGCGTATCACCATCAAGCCCCAAACTGATAGGTGGGTCTTCCCGGACACCAACTCGGGCATCATTGTGTTGGCTGAAGGGCGGCTCATGAACTTGGGTTGTGCCACTGGACACCCCAGCTTTGTGATGTCATGCTCATTCACGAACCAGGTGATTGCACAGCTGGAGCTATGGTTGGAGAAGAGCTCTGGCAAGTATGAGAAGAAAGTGTACGTTTTGCCCAAGCACCTTGATGAGAAGGTGGCTGCTCTTCACCTTGGGAAGCTTGGGGCTAAGCTTACCAAGCTCAGCAAGGACCAGGCTGACTACATCAGTGTTCCTGTTGAGGGTCCTTACAAGCCTGCTCACTATAGGTACTGA